The genomic window CGGTCGTGCTGTGTATCGGAGCCTTGCTGGCGGCGTCGACGCAGGTGCGCTGTGTCGATGCCGCCCGCGAGGCGGCCCGGCTGTCCGCCCGCGGCGACGAGGCGAACGCGATCTCGGCGGCCCGCCGCGTCGCACCTCCGGCTGCGGACATCTCGGTGCGCACCGAAGGTGACCGCGTGATCGCCCGCGTCAGCTCCCGCGCCCCACTCCTACCCCTGCTGACCCTCCGCGCCGATGCCATCGCCGCGCTCGAGCCGGGGACGGCACCGTGAGCGAGGGGAACCACCAGCTGGTGACGGGGCTGAGGACGGAGGCGGGAGCGGCGACGGTCTTCGCGTGTCTCGCACTGACCGGACTGATCGCCGCAACGCTGCTGATCGGACAGGTCGGTGTGGTGGTTGTCACTCGGCACCGTGCGCAGGCCGCAGCCGACTTGGCGGCGCTCGCGGCCGCGGGAACTTTGGTCGAGGGCGCGGAGTCCGGATGTGCCGAGGCGGGGGTGGTTGCGCGTCGGATGGGGACGCGGCTGCAGGGGTGCGAAGTCGTTGAGTGGGATGCAACGGTGATTGTGGAAAGGAATGTACCAATAGGTCTGTTAGGCGTGCGGATGGTGAGTGCGGTCGCCCGCGCCGGACCCGTTGATGAGTGAGTGTGACTGGTGCGCGCACTCGCACTCCAGCCGTTCTTGCGAGTAGCGGAAATCGGTAATTCCCCAGGCCAAATAATTCCAACTGGACAATTGTCCGCATTGGCGCGGATAAAGAAACGAATGAATGCGCATGTACGCAGGCGTCGCTGTGGCAATAGCGCAGTTAACCTGAATACATTCCTCTTTATTCGGCCGCCCGGAACCCGCCGCCGGGCTGCCGGGCGCGCCTCAGCGTTCCCGGTGAACGCGCAGGTCAGGTGGATGTTCGGTCACGCGCCGGGCGCGGGTCCGTCACGAACCGAGCTCGGCGTCGTCACCCGACCGACAGCTCGGCC from Nocardia iowensis includes these protein-coding regions:
- a CDS encoding Rv3654c family TadE-like protein, encoding MSEGNHQLVTGLRTEAGAATVFACLALTGLIAATLLIGQVGVVVVTRHRAQAAADLAALAAAGTLVEGAESGCAEAGVVARRMGTRLQGCEVVEWDATVIVERNVPIGLLGVRMVSAVARAGPVDE
- a CDS encoding TadE family type IV pilus minor pilin; translated protein: MTVEAAIALATLVVAVVLCIGALLAASTQVRCVDAAREAARLSARGDEANAISAARRVAPPAADISVRTEGDRVIARVSSRAPLLPLLTLRADAIAALEPGTAP